The DNA segment atctgaagtaggctctgcgctcATAGCAGacagcctgactcggggcttcacctcacaaacttcaagatcatgacctgaccttaagtctgatgcttaactgactgagccacccaggcgccccagggaaggCAGGTTTTAAAGGGcatctataggggcgcctgggtggttcatttggtttcgattaagcgtctgactttggctcaggtcatgatctcacggttagttggagtcccgcatcgggctcgctgctgtcagcacagagcccgcttcggatcccccgttcccctctctctctgccgaaCCCCACTCTTGcatgctttctctatctctctctcaaaaataaacatttaaaaaaattttaagggcatCTATAGACAGGGCGTGTTTGCATTGCTCCCCACAAACACCAAACACGAGGGGAACTCAACGAGAGGTCCCGCCATTGAGTACACGGctacccacccccatcctcccgCTGTCACATTTGGTTCCTTTGCTGTTCTCTCTGTGGTCCTCTTTCTCAGACTTTTGCCTGCGGAGAAGACCCGAGTAACACACGTATTGTAGGTACAGACCCCACCCACCTGAGCCCTACATAAGGAGAAGCCAGGCTCACTGGGAAGAACCCTGAAGCGTTGGCTGGATTTGGGGAGTGGGTGTTCTGGGAAAAGCCCGCCTTCATCACCTGAGCAGAGGGGACAGGTCACCAGCGGACAGAGGCAGTTCACCAAATGCGGAGCCGAATGATGCCATCAGGAGGGCAATTTTACTCCCACCAGCAAACCGGCTTCACGGACTTGGGAGGGACGGGGTGATGCAGTGGTTAGGGACCTGGGTGCTGGACctgaaccctggctctgccacttgctaactgcatgatcttgagcaagtcacatcacctctctgtgccttagtttccccctCTGTTAAAATGAGGGTTAGTAAGAGCTCTTCAGAGGTTTGTTGCAAGGACTATAGGAGTTAACGAGACAGTAGCTGGTGCCTGATGAGGGCTTTGTGAAAGTTAACTACGCTGAGTATTCATTGCACTCCCCGGGTGGGAAACACCAGGTAAAGGTGGCTCACAGTTTTATTAGAAAGTAACTCGCTCCTCAACCTCATGTTAAAAACCTTAATTGATGTCATCGGCTGTCCAGAACCTTTGGCTCACACTGGGCTGACATGAGAAACGACACAGAGACCTACCACTTGTGGTTCCCCTCGGTGGAAGCGACATTAGCTGAGAACAGCAGGAAGGTCAGGAGAGTGAAGTTCAAGGCCAGGAGCGCGGGGAGAGGGCACAGGCTCAAGAGTCACTTGGCTCTCCACTCAGTGGGAGAGCTCAGAGCATCCGTGGCCACATGCGGCCAGGTAGGGGGGGCTTCGgttttctgggtctcagttttctcatccatcaaACAGGGATAAGAATAGTCCTGTCCCTTCTGCGGAGCTAGCATCCTAAAAGGCATTCTGGGCAAGGGGACCGCAGGAGCTGAGGCCTGGGAGCCTGAAAGCAAAGGAGTGTGGCCCGGGATGCTCGAGAGGCAGGGCGCTTGGGAAGGGGGGACCGTGGGGTACAGGGCAGCGTACCAACAGGACTCCCTGCTGAATAAGACAACACAGTACGACTCTGGTGGTTGTTTCCTTTTCGGCCCTAGAAATGAGAGGTTTCTCTCTCTGAGGCAGAGAGGAAGTAAAGATGTGGAGCCCCCGGAAAAGGGGCACCCTAAATGCTGGGCCTTTTGTCAGACGCTTCTAAACCTGGGATGGGGAAATGAAAATGCTATTGAACTCAGGGctttaaaggaaacaatcaccaggGAGAACGTCTCCGACGGCAgaattccagacagagggaaagcTAGTGAGGAAACACTGACCCACACTCCCGTGTTGCATGAACGTCTCGGGGCCCATCTGCACTCCCAGGGAGAAGCTGCCAGCTTTGAAAAGCAGTTTCTGCAAAGTGTCTTGAGTGCTTGAGGTATTTGTAGACATTTCAGAACAAGAAAAACCCTTCAAGAGAAGCAGGGCACCCCTACTCCTACCTGACCAGCTCTGatgccttctccccaccccaccactagGACACTTTTAGAACCTTCAGGAAAACAAAGGCTTTGGGTTTTGTGgtgtgtgggtttgtttgtttgtttttaatgatgtaTTTCTTCTAATGCACTAAGACgaatcagtttcttttctttaacattttttaagtttatttatttattttgagagagagagagagagagagagagagagaaaaggaggagcagagagagagagagagagcgagaattccaagcaggctctgcactataaacgcagagcccaacaacggagcttgaactcacgaaccgtgagatcatgacccaagctgaaaccaagatccGGAAGGaagctcgaccaactgagccacccaggcgccccaggacaaaTCAGTTGCGAAAGAAGAAGATAAAATGTTGACTTTATTTCACCGTGGAAAATGGGTGCTCGGAGATAAGAATCATcttatataaaacaatcacaataaataaataaataaaaataaataaataagaattgcTTCAAAGGGGCTCAGGGAGTTGATGAAGAATCAGACGCAGATGTCTGCATCAGCACTTCCTCTTAATGCCTTCTCAGCACTGTGTGGGGGGGAGAAAGGGTGATGACGGCGTcaggtgggaaactgaggcaggatcTGAGCttccccacactgggtgtgatccctgccaccacccccccccccatcctcggCTGATCTGGGTGTTTGAGGCTTTAGAATAATCcactctctggacctcagtctcctcatctgtaaactggcaATTATTGCTGCCCTGGTGATCCCGTCCTCTGCCTTTGAGGTTATAGACAGGCTGGGGGAAACCAGGAGGAAAACGTTTAGGACTCTTTCTGCTCCAAGGAGATGCAGCCAGAGAATGACTGGATTCCATCGTAAGGCGACTCTGCCCCTTTTGGCCAGAGAGGCAAGAGAAGGTGGTAGGGACTCGTGGACATAGTAATGAATGATGTCCACATTTAATATTTCCAGAAAAGCGCCCCTTGGCCCTAAGCACTGTCAGCAAGAGAGAGTAAAACCCAAGTGTCTTTTTCTCAGAATTGGTTCCCAGAGACAATAAACCCAGAAGTGGTTCCGATGGTGGGACCCataggagtggggcagggggatcaagctggcagggagggggcttACCATTGCAGCCCAGGCCACTGAGGGAGCCAATCCGGTCCAGCCTCCGGCCAAAGCACCTTGAATCACGCATCATCTTGGAACTGCCTAGTCGTCTCAGGGCCCGGAGGACATTGTCACGGGGCGCAAGGACCCGCGCAGGGGGTtcctcctgggcctcccaggATTCTGCGGGGCTGTGGCCCTGCTGGAGGGGTCCCAGGGCCATCTGGGCTTCCTGCAGCTCTGAAACTGTGTCCCGCAGACCGTCCAGCAGCTCCTGCAATGCGTGGGGACAGCCCCAGCCTCAGCAACCCGCACCTGGCCAAACCGCCCTAGACGGAGCTGAGATGAACCAACCACCTTAGGTAGGGGTCCTGGCACCCAATCCGGTTGCTTTCTAATCCCTTATCACTAATTCGCTAGAGGGGCTGAGGACCTTTTGGGACAATAGCTCAGGACCCGTTCAACTGCCGCTAGCCACAGCAGCCTTTTCGCAGGCTGAAGCTCTCTCACCTGTATTGCGGACGCTTCcgaggcggggccggggccgcccAGCGGGTGGGAGCGACCTCCTAGTGGCGACAGGCGCAAGAacaggaggagcaggagggcccGGAGCAGCGCCGTCTTGGGGTCCATGTCACCGGAGAGAGAGATCGTTGCCGCTGCCGCTGCGCTGTGGTCCGGGTCACGTCTCACCTCCTAGAGGCCGGCGGACGCTCTCCCGGATCCTGGGACAACCTCGGCCTTTTATCCCGGGCCTGGGGTTATCTCTGATTTATCGGCCGCATTCCGGCACGCTGAGCTCAGGGCGGGGGAATGTACCCCTCCGCGCCTGCGACCATACTCGCTGGGGGTGGATGCTGGGGAGAGCAGGCCTTGTATAGCAATGGGCCCGGCCGGGGGGCGGGAGCGCGCGGGGGACACCAACAGGTCCTTCGCCTCGCGCTGCCTCCTTTCCTGCAAAACTCCCAgggcctctcctccccacccccaaccattCTCGGAGAGGGCAGACACAACTCCAGCGTTCCGAGGCCCCACGACGCAAGTGCGGGGCGCACGGGGTGACTCAGCCAGAACAGTCCCAGCCAACCCCCCGCAACCGGAGCGCGTCTTCCCTCCCCTCGCCTGCCTGTAACACGGCACGGGCTCGGCTCTCTGCACCCTGCGCCGCTGCAGGTCTTCGGGGCACCCTGACCGCTGTCCGTGGTTCTGATGGTTCTGAGCAAACTCAACCAAGAGGTCTCGCTCTCCTCAACCCAGGTCTGGCCGGAAAGACAAGCATGCAGCAGGGACCTTTGAGacacctccccaccctctcacAACTGCCTGCACTAGGATGCTAATTCTCCAGTATCATCTGATTAAAAGCCTGGGTATGACAAGGAACTTCTGGAATGCTGACCCTGCTTCCATCCCTTAAACGGTAGAACTGATTTGGCTGGAATTTTGAGAGGCAAGGCCCAGAGATGAAGTCACCCAGGAATGCCTTCTATCAAACCTCCTCCAGGTGCCAacacttcctctcccccacccagccAACACGTGACGGAAAAAAGCAAGGATGACTGGAAGATGGTTATCTATTTGGTGGGACACTACAGGTATGAGGAGTGCCCCTCTCCAGTGCCTCCCTCATCTGACCATCCGTGACCTAATTCCCATTAGCAGATGGTCTGGACCTCCCATCTGTGATTGCCAATGAGGCTGCAAGGAAAAATGGCCCTGGGAAGAGACACAGCAGattaaccaccccccccaaagCATACATGACTGATGTCACCACCCCGTCCAGATGCCTTGTGTTGACAAGCAGCACGATGAGAGAATGGGGTATGGGTGATGGAGAAAAGGCAGCAAGGGGCAGAAGCAGTGACCTCTAAACAAATCTTACCTTCAAAAAATAGCATCTGCCAGATATGTGAGAAAAATactgtttattgtttttcattttttaaatgagggaacaggggcacctgggtggatcagtcggttaagcatccgacttgattcggttcaggtcatgatctcacagtttgtgggttcgagccccgcgtcaggctctactctgaatccctgcttgggattctctctctctctctctctctctctctctctgcctctcccctgtttgtgctctataaacaaacaaacaaacatacttattttttaaaaagtgaggaaacAGAGCTCAGAGGAATTAATATGCTTTCTTAGTTAATGACTAGGAAAGCTTGGGTTccaacccaggcagtctgattccagaCCTGACCCTCTTAATCACCGCCAGGGTAATTGCAAGGGGTTTctactaaaagaaaaagtagattaaTTCATTATCATTTCCAAAGGTAGAGAAAGCTGTGCCATGAGGGATGTGTAAGTTGGTGGCTGTGTGCAAGAAAAAGGATGTAAAGTGTGGCTAAGatgaccattttacagatgaagatggGGGGACAAGGGGTAAGAGCTCCATAAAGATGCCAGTCCTGGGAAGATTCTGGGGGCcggagtgcgtgtgtgtgtgtgtgtgtgtgtgtacatacaccaCAGGAAGAATATCCAGAGATTAAgtgaaagtgaaagagaaaacaaaatccagtcaagtggcagagctgagtcaGAGGGTCAGAGGCTGCTGAGAATGTAGAGTCCCTCATGCTGACGTTAGAAGTAAAGagttgggggggcgcctgggtggctcagtcggttaagcgtccgacttcagctcaggtcatgatctcacggtccgtgagtttgagccccgcgtcgggctctgtgctgacagctcagagcctggagcctgtttcggattccgtgtctccctctctctctgaccctcccccattcatgctctgtctctctctgtctcaaaaataaataaacgttaaaaaaaaaaaagaagagttggaaGCAAGACAGAGTCCATCAACCAGCATCTATCAAGAAAtgacccggggcgcctgggtggctcagtcggttaagcatccgacttcagctcaggtcatgatctctcagttcatgagttcgagccccgtgtcgggctctgtgctggcagctcagggcctggagcctgcttcagattctgtgtctccctctctctctgcccctcccccacttgtactctgtctctgtctctctctctctcaaaaataaataaaacgttaaaaaaaaaagaaatgaccctGCATGTAACCTGAGCCTCACTTTGctcttctgcaaaatggacaCATACTCCCTCCTTTCAAGGACtacaagagagaaaatgaagtctGTGAAAAGCCCAGGGCATCATGGGAAGAGACAAAGAATTAGGAATACAATTTCCCTGAAGGAGATAGTGATCTCACTGGGAGAAGAGTCAGGCCAGGGAAACAATTAAGTGCTAAGCACTCTGACAGAGCCTCCACCTGCCCCGGGGTGGGCCGGGGAGATTGTAGAGAAGATTTTAGGGAAGACACAGGACTGGATACATCCTTCAGGACCTTCTGTCCAGTGAAGAACAATGTATTATCAATCAGCTGTCACACCAGATCATCCCCACGAACACTTATGAGCACCCCCTGTGTGCCACACATCTTCCACTCCTATTAAGTGGAGCTTGTACCACTATGTCACAGCATTACTGTACAAGGGTTAAATGAGATGGTATATGTCGTAGACTGCACAAttttccccaaagatgtccatgtcccaGTCTCTAGAAACTGTGAATATATTGCTTAATATGGCAAAGGGGGCTTTGTCTATGTGATTAAAGATCTGGAGGTagaaagattatcctggattatggggggggggggctaatataatcacaagggtctttataagagggaagcaggaggatcagggtcagagagagaaaaatggaaggatgGAAATGGAGATCAGGTATGAGAGAAGATTCTACACTACTGGCatctttgaagatggaggaagaagccATGAGCGCAATTGGCCTCTAGaagcaagaaaaagcaaagaaatggattcttccctagagcttccagaaggaacacaggccTGCCTGCCAGCACCTTGAGTTTAGCCCATTGAAACATACTTCAggcttctgatctccagaactgtagggaaataaatttgttattttaaggcaCTAAGTTCGCAGCAATTTGTTTCAATGGTAACGTGCAATTAACCCAGTATACGCAAAATGCCGAGCATAGTGCCTGGTACTTAATAAGCCTTCCGTAAAGGTGGTTGTGGCGGCAATGTTGGTTCTTAGCAGTGTCAAACCTTGGGTGCTAGGTGCTggctacagagaaagaaagaagccccttaattcattcaacaagccTTTGTTGAACGCGTGGGGTCTCTGTGGTCTGGAGCCCGGACTCTGAAATCAGACTGCCTAGATCCAACAACACCTCAACCTTTTGCTACTTATGGGATCTCAGGCAAGTTACCGCGCATCTCTTCATCTTTTCTCATGTCTGTGTTACATGGTTGTCATGAGGAGGGATGAGACTGTGCAGGCAAAACTAAGCTTTCTGCTAGGAAGTGGGAACACAGAATGAACAAGACAGGCTCTGCTCTTGGGGAACGCACAGTGCAGGGAGAAAGATGCAGTCACAGACTCCCCAGGGTGGTGTGGCCACCGACACTGGAGAGTCCTGGGTGTGCTCTGTAAGCACAGCAGGAAGACTCAGTCGAAGGGGGAGCTTCCCGAAGAAGTTATTACTGAGCTAAGGCTTTGAAGGATAAGAAAGAATTATCCacggggatgcctgggtggctcagtcggttaagagtccgacttcagctcaggtcatgatcccgcggtttgtgggttcgagccccgcatcgggctctgtgctgacagcttggagcctggatcccgcttcagattctatgtctccctctctctctctctctctgcccctctcctgctcatgctctgtctctctctctctctgtctcaaaaaataaataaaaacattaaaaaacaaaagaaagaattatcCATTAGAAGGAAGATGAGGAGGGCATTCTGGGCAGAGCTGAGGGCTGCTTAACTGATCAACTGCCACCTCTAGTCTCTTAGTGTGGGCTGCCTTatagcaaaataccatagactgggtggtttataagcaacagaaatgtatttctcatgattctagaagttggaaagtccaagatcaagactgGTAGATTCCATGTTGGGTGAGAGCCCTCTTACTGGTTCGTAAGCACTGTCTTTGCCCTATAACCTCAACTGGCAGAAGGGACAAAggagctctctggagtctcttttaaAAGGGCAGTAATCCCATTGTGAGGGCTCCACccccatgacctaatcaccttccaaaggtcccacctcctaacCCCCTCACATTGGGGAAATAggtttcaacaaatgaatttgtcgggggggtgggggggacacagacaCTCAATCTATAGCATCTAGGCTCTTGTCAGAAGGGAGAAGACGCAGACAAGGAAAGGTTTGGGGTAAATGTGCTGACCTACTTCTCCTTAGCTCCCCTCTGACTCTGACCTCCAGCCCTGGGCAGCCAGAAAGGGCAGCACAGTGAGAGCACCGACCTccggggaaaggggaaggaggaagcaagGCACACTGTCCAGGGGGTCCACAGGTGGTAAGTCTCTGCCTGCTGTTGTCTCATGGTGTGGCTTTTATGCCCGTCATTCCTCTGCTCTGGGACTCTGTTCCCCCTTGTGTagaatgaaggaatgaaatgAAGATTTCTCACAGGTGCAAAAGCCCTGTGAGAGTCAGCTGCCCCTCGTTCATGGTTAGGTCTGCTCACCGGCTCCCAGCCCCTGCTAGTATCTGCATCTTCTGTGACTCTTTACGCTTTCTCCAAAGGCCAGAAAATATCTGCAGAAGAGCCATCAGATCCTTCACAGCTGTGGCATCAATGCaggtgtgcgtgcatgtgtgtgtgtgtgtgtgtgtgtgtgttgggggtgctTTGGAAACCAGCATATGAGTTCATGAGTGTGCAGCTCTTCTTTGCTGTGAAGTGAATCTctaaactgatggttatcagagggaaggCTGAGATCAGTATCCTGGAAAAAAGTAGCTCTTAATTCTTCCCATCCCGTGTCCAGCCTCACCAGCAGCATCTGAGCGTAATTTCTATCTCTATAGAAATTACATTTCTCATTTCTATAACCTCATAAgggaaaagaattctgaaaggGTCGCCTTATCCTtcccaccacctccaggaaggACTGCACCATATTGTCCCTCTGGCTGACACCCTGGTGAGATCATTAGAGCTCCTGGACCCAGAAATGCCCAAAGTTAATCTACTTCAGCCTTTGCAGTTATAGGAGCCAGTAAAtctgccccccccacctttgTGCCTAGACCAATTTAAGTTCGATTTCTGTCACTTCCGCCCCAAATCTTCCTGACCCAGTCCCCAAAAGAAACCGCACACCTTTTTCTTAGAAAAGTTTCTTGAGAACAAGGTATCACAGCCCTTAGTAACAGCCCAAAGTCTGGAGCCTTTGCAGACAAAGTTGCTGGACactgtctaatttttttttttctgctttactgCAGAACTTTATTTTCCTCACGCGATGATGTAGTGCTGGGGCCTAATGCTCTCACATGACAGTAGAACACCAAAATTTGTCATCTCTTGAAGAATTGAGAATTGCGTACAAAAACCTTACATAAATTAAAAGGAGGAATAAATGTACAGGTGTAAATGCAAACCATTTTTCAACTCAGCGCAAGTAACACCCCACGGCATTCTGGCAGGAAAACATCAGTTAAGAAAGCAAAGTGGAGgtgtgcctggggggctcagtcggttaagcatctgactcttgatctcggctcaggtcacgatctcacagcttgtgagatcgagccccgcattgggttttgtgctgtcagaccggagcctgcttgggattctctttctctctcaatctctctttctctgtccatgccctgcttgtgtgctctctctctctctctctctctctcaaaataaataaataaactttaaaaaaaagaaagaaagaaagtagacagggggcacctggctagctcagacAGTGGAGCATATGACACTagacctcggggttgtgagttcaaggcccatatTGGCTGaaaggattacttaaaaataaaatctaaaaaaaaaaaaaaaaaaaaaagaggggcatctgggtggctcagttggttgaatgtctgacttca comes from the Acinonyx jubatus isolate Ajub_Pintada_27869175 chromosome C1, VMU_Ajub_asm_v1.0, whole genome shotgun sequence genome and includes:
- the NPPB gene encoding natriuretic peptides B → MDPKTALLRALLLLLFLRLSPLGGRSHPLGGPGPASEASAIQELLDGLRDTVSELQEAQMALGPLQQGHSPAESWEAQEEPPARVLAPRDNVLRALRRLGSSKMMRDSRCFGRRLDRIGSLSGLGCNVLRRH